In Salinigranum marinum, one DNA window encodes the following:
- the metG gene encoding methionine--tRNA ligase, translating to MSHEDFPTDSPAVVTCGLPYANGDLHIGHLRTYVGGDVYARALRKLGQQTAFVSGSDMHGTPVAVNAEQAGVTPEEFALSYHERYAETFPKFNVEFDNYGHTHDETNTAVTTDIVSRLVEGGHVYEKEIKVAFDPVEEQPLPDRYVEGTCPYCGEHARGDECDEGCGRHLEPGEIEDPTSTLTGNPAEYRDRVHKFFRVSDFQEYLQSFIGRLEGTSNARNQPREWIEGELKDWCITRDLDWGIDYPEADTDLVLYVWVDAPIEYISSTRQYTERVGADEYDWEDVWKVDGEIVHVIGRDIIQHHTVFWPAMLHGADFNEPRAVMASGFITLNGKGFSTSRDRAVWADEYLDEGFHPDPLRYYLATNGGFQQDVDFSWDRFRERVNNELVGTVGNFLYRSLLFAYREFGGTPDAELSGEVRERIDEAVDDFRAGVNDYSIRQAGNAAVRLAGFGNEYIQRHEPWKLADDDPEKAQVIRDCVQIAKAVGVLFEPIAPDAMERLWASLSEPDSVHDAELAAALAPPADEFGEPTELFEKIPDERVEELNEKLQARVEEAEAADADDATEAGDDADAPVADLEPLADERISFDEFQDLDIRVGRVLAAEGIEGADKLARLEVDIGVEQRQVVAGIKQLHDLDALVGERVVILANLEKAELFGVESNGMLLAAGEEADLLTTLGDAVPGEKVR from the coding sequence ATGAGCCACGAGGACTTTCCCACGGACAGTCCGGCGGTGGTGACGTGTGGGTTGCCGTACGCCAACGGCGACCTGCACATCGGCCACCTGCGGACGTACGTCGGAGGGGACGTCTACGCACGCGCCCTCCGGAAACTCGGCCAGCAGACCGCCTTCGTCTCGGGGTCCGATATGCACGGTACGCCCGTCGCGGTCAACGCCGAGCAGGCGGGCGTCACGCCCGAGGAGTTCGCCCTCTCGTACCACGAGCGCTACGCGGAGACGTTCCCGAAGTTCAACGTCGAGTTCGACAACTACGGCCACACCCACGACGAGACCAACACGGCGGTGACGACCGACATCGTCAGTCGGCTCGTCGAGGGCGGCCACGTCTACGAGAAGGAGATCAAGGTCGCGTTCGACCCGGTCGAAGAACAGCCCCTTCCGGACAGATACGTCGAGGGCACCTGTCCGTACTGCGGCGAGCACGCCCGCGGCGACGAGTGTGACGAGGGCTGTGGGCGACACCTCGAACCCGGTGAGATCGAAGACCCCACGTCGACGCTGACGGGCAACCCCGCCGAGTACCGCGATAGAGTTCATAAATTCTTCCGCGTCTCCGACTTCCAGGAGTACCTCCAGTCGTTCATCGGTCGGCTGGAGGGGACGTCGAACGCCCGCAACCAGCCCCGGGAGTGGATCGAAGGCGAGCTCAAAGACTGGTGTATCACCCGCGACCTCGACTGGGGGATCGACTACCCAGAAGCGGACACCGACCTCGTGCTGTACGTCTGGGTCGACGCGCCCATCGAGTACATCTCCTCGACCAGGCAGTACACAGAGCGCGTCGGCGCAGACGAGTACGACTGGGAAGACGTGTGGAAGGTCGACGGCGAGATCGTCCACGTCATCGGCCGCGACATCATCCAGCACCACACGGTGTTTTGGCCCGCGATGCTCCACGGAGCCGACTTCAACGAGCCCCGGGCCGTGATGGCCAGCGGCTTCATCACGCTCAACGGCAAGGGCTTTTCGACCTCCCGGGACCGCGCCGTCTGGGCCGACGAGTACCTCGACGAGGGCTTTCATCCCGACCCCCTGCGCTACTACCTCGCGACGAACGGCGGCTTCCAGCAGGACGTCGACTTCTCGTGGGACCGGTTCCGCGAGCGCGTCAACAACGAGCTCGTCGGGACCGTGGGTAACTTCCTCTACCGGTCGCTGCTGTTCGCGTACCGGGAGTTCGGCGGGACGCCCGACGCCGAGCTTTCGGGGGAGGTCCGCGAGCGGATCGACGAGGCGGTCGACGACTTCCGTGCGGGCGTCAACGACTACTCCATCCGGCAGGCGGGGAACGCAGCCGTCCGGCTCGCGGGGTTCGGCAACGAGTACATCCAGCGTCACGAACCGTGGAAGCTGGCCGACGACGACCCCGAGAAGGCGCAGGTGATCCGCGACTGCGTCCAGATCGCGAAGGCCGTCGGCGTCCTCTTCGAGCCGATCGCCCCCGACGCGATGGAGCGGCTCTGGGCGAGCCTCTCGGAGCCGGACTCGGTCCACGACGCCGAACTCGCCGCCGCGCTCGCCCCGCCCGCGGACGAGTTCGGCGAGCCCACCGAACTGTTCGAGAAGATCCCCGATGAGCGGGTCGAGGAGCTGAACGAGAAGCTCCAGGCGCGGGTCGAGGAGGCCGAAGCCGCGGACGCGGACGACGCGACAGAGGCCGGGGATGACGCCGACGCTCCCGTCGCGGACCTCGAACCGCTCGCCGACGAGCGGATCAGCTTCGACGAGTTCCAGGACCTCGACATCCGCGTGGGGCGGGTTCTCGCGGCCGAAGGGATCGAGGGTGCGGACAAACTCGCCCGCCTGGAGGTCGACATCGGCGTCGAACAGCGGCAGGTCGTCGCGGGCATCAAACAGCTCCACGACCTCGACGCGCTCGTCGGCGAGCGCGTGGTGATCCTCGCGAACCTGGAGAAGGCGGAGCTGTTCGGCGTCGAGTCGAACGGGATGCTCTTGGCCGCGGGCGAGGAGGCGGACCTCCTGACGACGCTCGGCGACGCGGTGCCGGGCGAGAAGGTGCGGTAG
- a CDS encoding YqaA family protein, which translates to MAADPLLLAAFTDSGWFASLVRTATGWPGLGIIFGYSFLIAFALPGVSEIVLLAPLNLGLPGWVNTTLIILTSGVGKAAGSVFAFHIGQEAKESGPVIRALRRSPIDVVAWSEKKTVQLAQQYGYGGLAIALCVPGFPDTLSIYAFSVLEEDYAKFALATFVGSVGRLVVTIVGVEAFFYLF; encoded by the coding sequence ATCGCCGCCGACCCACTCCTGCTGGCCGCGTTCACCGACAGCGGGTGGTTCGCCTCGCTCGTGCGGACGGCGACGGGCTGGCCGGGGCTCGGCATCATCTTCGGCTACTCGTTCCTCATCGCCTTCGCTCTCCCCGGCGTGAGCGAGATCGTGTTGCTGGCACCGTTGAACCTCGGGCTGCCGGGATGGGTGAACACGACGCTCATCATCCTCACGTCGGGCGTCGGGAAGGCCGCGGGGAGCGTCTTCGCGTTCCACATCGGCCAGGAGGCCAAGGAGTCCGGGCCGGTCATCCGCGCCCTGCGTCGGTCGCCGATCGACGTCGTCGCGTGGTCCGAGAAGAAGACCGTCCAGCTCGCCCAGCAGTACGGCTACGGCGGGCTCGCTATCGCGCTCTGCGTGCCGGGCTTTCCCGACACCCTGTCGATCTACGCCTTCTCCGTGCTCGAGGAGGACTACGCGAAGTTCGCGCTGGCGACGTTCGTCGGCAGCGTCGGGCGGCTCGTCGTGACCATCGTCGGCGTCGAGGCGTTCTTCTACCTGTTCTGA
- a CDS encoding ATP-binding protein: MLPSTRRGTLLYISDRVGHTETFVDIQTDSVLTRSAATLGADGDVPAAEWVVVDAGVLDATPPPWLDSLTGDVYVLAPTQLSVPDWVDDAGIPVLDPTLARLVASATTSETGDTDDVRDADASRDADASRDADATAAPPDDSAGPPDATAAGPAGNGSAPDPPDAASTDAAGSAAGSSTADRIDSLSAVPFPVALLDGDGVVRLVNPAWEEFGVENERDSDDVDVGTSYFDACERGDDRFSAAAAKAIRRVIDGESTGERVEYPCHGQHEKRWFSMGVIPLEADPVRAAVVHYDVSHYKQRINVLDRVLRHNLRNKANIILGHAAALASARDDETATAATTIGAAARELLSLSEQARRYREVSADDRPTTPIDVVSVVSEVTERLSDRHPRAVIETTLPAVAVVQGTQSLSLVVHELVENAIVHNDSQDPWVRVEVVRVHEGGDERVSVRVVDDGPGIPEQDRRLLTGGLEEHPIRHGSQLGVWVVSSLVTSLDGNVTVEPRTPRGSVVTTTFPCVTVED; the protein is encoded by the coding sequence ATGCTCCCGTCGACACGTCGCGGCACCCTGTTGTACATCTCTGACCGCGTCGGTCACACCGAGACGTTTGTCGACATTCAGACAGACAGCGTGTTGACACGATCGGCGGCGACACTCGGCGCGGACGGGGACGTTCCCGCGGCGGAGTGGGTCGTCGTCGACGCCGGGGTCCTCGACGCGACCCCGCCACCGTGGCTCGACTCACTCACCGGAGACGTGTACGTCCTCGCCCCGACACAGCTGTCCGTCCCCGACTGGGTGGACGACGCCGGCATCCCGGTACTCGACCCGACACTCGCGCGGCTGGTCGCGAGCGCGACGACGTCCGAAACCGGCGATACCGACGATGTTCGTGACGCCGACGCCAGCCGTGACGCCGACGCCAGCCGTGACGCCGACGCCACCGCCGCCCCGCCCGACGATAGCGCCGGTCCTCCCGACGCCACCGCCGCCGGACCGGCGGGTAACGGCTCCGCTCCCGACCCCCCCGACGCCGCGAGCACCGACGCCGCCGGTTCGGCGGCCGGAAGCTCGACCGCCGACCGCATCGACTCGCTGTCGGCGGTCCCGTTCCCCGTCGCCCTCCTCGACGGCGACGGCGTCGTCCGGCTCGTCAACCCCGCGTGGGAGGAGTTCGGCGTGGAGAACGAGCGCGATTCGGACGATGTCGACGTCGGCACGAGCTACTTCGACGCCTGCGAGCGGGGCGACGACAGGTTCTCGGCGGCGGCCGCCAAGGCCATCCGCCGCGTCATCGACGGCGAGAGCACCGGCGAGCGGGTCGAGTACCCCTGTCACGGCCAGCACGAGAAGCGATGGTTCTCGATGGGCGTCATCCCGCTCGAGGCCGATCCCGTCCGGGCGGCGGTCGTCCACTACGACGTCTCACACTACAAACAGCGGATCAACGTCCTCGACCGGGTCCTCCGGCACAACCTGCGGAACAAGGCGAACATCATCCTCGGACACGCGGCCGCGCTGGCGAGCGCGCGGGACGACGAGACGGCGACCGCGGCGACGACGATCGGGGCGGCCGCGCGCGAACTGCTCTCGTTGAGCGAACAGGCGCGTCGCTACCGCGAGGTCAGCGCGGACGACCGCCCGACGACGCCCATCGACGTGGTGTCGGTCGTCTCGGAAGTGACCGAACGACTGAGTGACCGCCACCCGCGTGCGGTCATCGAGACGACGCTCCCCGCCGTGGCGGTCGTCCAGGGGACGCAGTCGCTCTCGCTGGTCGTCCACGAACTCGTCGAGAACGCGATCGTCCACAACGACTCACAGGACCCGTGGGTTCGGGTCGAAGTCGTCCGCGTCCACGAAGGGGGTGACGAACGGGTCTCCGTCCGCGTCGTCGACGACGGGCCGGGCATCCCCGAACAGGACCGCCGCCTCCTCACCGGCGGCCTGGAGGAACACCCGATCCGTCACGGCTCCCAGCTCGGCGTCTGGGTCGTCAGTAGCCTCGTCACCTCGCTCGACGGGAACGTCACGGTCGAACCCCGCACGCCCCGCGGAAGCGTCGTCACCACGACGTTCCCGTGCGTGACCGTCGAGGACTGA